In the Dryobates pubescens isolate bDryPub1 chromosome 21, bDryPub1.pri, whole genome shotgun sequence genome, one interval contains:
- the ACKR2 gene encoding atypical chemokine receptor 2, giving the protein MRAGTEAVALDVTARGSALRRARSRGKRGRLLACPAVRERCEAGPALGGHLSNSTSKVTTPMADPLLEAVNSSDYLYEYLDEEDYVLYGLCTKEDVLSFSRAFLPSFYTVVFLVGLAGNVLLFLVLATYIKKKKKMTEVYLLNLVLSDFLLLLSLPFWALYISQWVTWDILCPVLNATYTMSFYSGVFLVSCMSLDMYLQMVHACSPGSAMTRRKSILIVLVVWILSMLLAVPDGLFTSTRQIHNKTILCAHDYGQKHLFWRVVFRVIQNLLGFLVPFLFMVFCYSRIACVLTRSQVPGSRRVLCLVFTLVCVFFVLWSPYNIVLILHSLQDVGVIRSCESSRQLDYAMQITESLSFVHCCLNPLLYAFVKKPFRLFLWKIPQAILRRRAFFDIQPSETSQSCSRYAAEIEMLSITNV; this is encoded by the exons ATGCGGGCGGGGACGGAAGCGGTGGCTCTTGACGTCACGGCCCGGGGCTCTGCATTGCGGCGGGCGCGGAGCCGCGGGAAGAGGGGGCGGCTGCTGGCCTGCCCCGCCGTTAGGGAGCGCTGCGAGGCGGGGCCTGCACTCG GTGGCCACTTGTCAAACTCAACTTCAAAGGTGACAACACCAATGGCTGACCCCTTGCTGGAAGCTGTCAATTCGAGTGACTACCTGTATGAGTACCTGGATGAGGAGGATTATGTGCTCTATGGCCTCTGCACAAAAGAAGATGTACTCTCCTTTAGCAGAGCCTTCTTGCCATCTTTTTACACCGTGGTCTTCCTGGTCGGGTTGGCTGGGAATGTCCTTCTGTTTCTCGTCCTCGCTACGTAcatcaagaagaagaagaagatgacAGAGGTGTATCTGCTGAACCTGGTGCTTTCAGACTTCCTCTTGCTACTAAGCCTTCCTTTTTGGGCTCTGTACATTTCCCAGTGGGTCACCTGGGACATACTGTGCCCTGTCTTAAATGCCACGTACACCATGAGTTTCTACAGTGGTGTCTTTCTTGTGAGCTGCATGAGCCTGGACATGTACCTGCAGATGGTTCATGCTTGCTCTCCTGGCAGCGCCATGACACGAAGGAAGTCCATCCTCATCGTGCTGGTGGTATGGATTCTTTCCATGCTTCTCGCTGTTCCTGATGGCCTCTTCACCAGCACAAGGCAAATCCACAACAAAACCATCCTGTGTGCCCATGATTATGGCCAGAAACACTTGTTTTGGAGAGTTGTCTTTCGGGTCATCCAAAACCTCTTGGGTTTCCTTGTCCCATTCCTCTTCATGGTGTTCTGCTATTCCCGCATCGCCTGTGTCCTCACCAGGTCTCAGGTGCCTGGCTCAAGGAGAGTGCTCTGCTTAGTCTTTACTCTGGTGTGTGTCTTCTTTGTCCTGTGGTCCCCTTACAACATTGTTCTCATCCTTCACTCCCTGCAAGATGTGGGTGTGATCAGGAGCTGCGAAAGCAGTAGGCAGCTGGACTATGCCATGCAGATCACGGAGAGTTTGTCCTTTGTCCACTGCTGTCTCAACCCCTTGCTCTATGCTTTTGTGAAAAAGCCTTTCAGGTTATTCTTGTGGAAGATCCCTCAGGCCATTCTCAGGAGAAGAGCTTTCTTTgacatccagccctctga